In the genome of Shewanella glacialimarina, one region contains:
- the menE gene encoding o-succinylbenzoate--CoA ligase: MMLSPVQQAALRSADNTAVLLEGASITYANWAAHISVLSANLLQQGVMPGTIIATIIPTPVNANKTPNHDLAQQTFAIMTLYWACVEIGAIFFPINGRFSVSKIEQLLGRFQIHFIWQHSEIVSLEHHQALIDLTQNVTTDHQLDNSQPVYAVQKINPHKPVNIILTSGSSGTPKAAVHGLINHIASAQGSSRYIPLHNNDRWLLSLPLFHIGGLAIVNRCALAAACIVIKSNYITLAQQLEDEAITHVSMVPTQALQILQQAPQALCGLKALLLGGGVIEATLIETLAQKKVNTYTSYGMTEMSSQITTAKANLQQHHGRALPNRQLKLVDGVIWVKGECLFQGYLEINQQQQYQLYLPVDEQGWFCTQDRGQLNEKGQLILLGRVDNMFISGGENIQPEEIESVLLQHPLVVNAIVFGLADDKFGLLPAAIIEYKQAEVPTKVEQQLAQMVTRQLASFKRPRHFYAWPDIAINGLKINRKQIIATVISTVHNLKNS; this comes from the coding sequence ATGATGTTATCTCCAGTTCAACAAGCTGCGCTGCGATCCGCTGATAATACTGCAGTGTTACTTGAAGGAGCGTCGATAACTTACGCAAACTGGGCGGCACACATTTCTGTGCTGTCAGCTAATTTGCTACAACAGGGGGTAATGCCTGGTACTATTATTGCGACCATTATCCCAACACCAGTTAACGCCAATAAAACCCCAAATCACGACTTAGCCCAGCAAACCTTTGCCATCATGACACTTTATTGGGCATGTGTTGAAATTGGCGCCATATTTTTTCCCATTAACGGCCGCTTTTCTGTTAGCAAAATAGAGCAACTACTTGGCCGTTTTCAGATCCATTTTATTTGGCAACATAGCGAAATAGTATCGCTTGAGCACCATCAAGCGTTAATTGATTTAACTCAAAACGTAACGACTGATCATCAACTCGACAATAGTCAGCCTGTTTATGCCGTGCAAAAAATAAACCCGCACAAGCCGGTTAATATCATTTTGACATCGGGCTCTAGCGGCACGCCCAAAGCGGCTGTACATGGGTTAATCAATCACATTGCCAGCGCTCAGGGCTCAAGCCGTTATATCCCGCTGCATAATAACGACCGTTGGTTACTGTCATTACCCTTGTTTCACATTGGTGGCCTGGCGATTGTTAATCGCTGTGCGCTTGCGGCGGCCTGTATTGTGATTAAATCAAACTACATCACATTGGCGCAGCAACTTGAAGATGAAGCAATCACCCACGTATCAATGGTACCAACGCAAGCGCTTCAAATTCTGCAACAAGCGCCACAGGCGTTATGCGGATTAAAAGCCTTATTACTTGGTGGTGGGGTTATTGAAGCTACATTGATTGAAACCCTAGCACAGAAAAAAGTGAACACTTACACAAGCTACGGTATGACTGAGATGAGCTCGCAAATCACCACTGCCAAAGCCAATTTACAGCAACATCATGGCCGTGCATTACCTAATAGACAGTTAAAATTGGTTGATGGGGTTATTTGGGTAAAGGGTGAGTGTTTGTTTCAAGGCTATCTAGAGATAAATCAACAGCAACAATACCAGCTGTATTTACCTGTCGATGAACAAGGCTGGTTTTGCACACAAGATCGCGGCCAATTAAATGAAAAAGGCCAACTGATATTATTAGGTCGAGTCGATAACATGTTTATCAGTGGTGGCGAGAATATCCAACCTGAAGAAATTGAATCAGTGTTACTGCAACATCCTTTAGTGGTTAACGCTATAGTCTTTGGCCTTGCTGATGACAAATTTGGTTTACTACCCGCGGCGATTATTGAATACAAGCAAGCTGAAGTACCAACGAAAGTAGAACAACAATTAGCTCAAATGGTAACGCGACAGCTTGCTAGTTTTAAGCGCCCCAGACACTTTTATGCCTGGCCAGATATCGCAATTAATGGCCTTAAAATTAATCGAAAGCAAATCATTGCCACAGTCATCAGCACAGTCCATAACTTAAAAAATAGCTAG
- the menC gene encoding o-succinylbenzoate synthase, translating into MTKIASFELYQFQIDLTVPLPVAKQRIDHRIGIIVNVTLDDNQQYFAEISPLAGIDIEGLPLTGFSHETLAQVSAELIQLQSQLIGQEITELAQAAERSLLPSVQFGLSVLAAKCLQQFPVRVITQANIPLLYHGLSTTVIDQKLADLSHIHSVKIKVAQTDMDSEIAFVHQVLARKPSLTLRLDANRGFTLNQAVDFLACLPKKQIEYVEEPCQQPSDNLKMYQQLGIKYALDEFLLTADLDFDKLLQQQPGIGAFILKPMLLGSLSKMQEIVSLAEHQGVRCIVSSSLESDVGIADLALISQALTPDNPPGLDTLSAFSQRLLDENGQLKLNKLKLIKG; encoded by the coding sequence ATGACTAAGATCGCATCGTTTGAATTGTATCAATTTCAAATTGATTTAACCGTACCTTTACCTGTTGCTAAACAACGCATTGATCATCGAATTGGTATTATTGTTAACGTGACACTGGACGATAACCAACAATATTTTGCCGAAATATCTCCCCTTGCAGGTATTGATATTGAAGGTTTACCATTGACTGGCTTTAGCCATGAAACCCTCGCGCAAGTTAGCGCTGAACTTATCCAGCTTCAATCTCAGTTAATAGGGCAAGAGATCACTGAACTAGCCCAGGCTGCAGAGCGTAGTTTATTGCCTTCTGTGCAATTTGGTTTAAGTGTATTAGCGGCCAAATGCCTGCAACAGTTCCCGGTTAGGGTCATTACTCAAGCAAATATCCCTTTGCTTTACCACGGTTTATCCACAACGGTAATTGATCAAAAACTGGCTGATTTAAGCCATATACACAGTGTAAAAATCAAAGTGGCACAAACCGACATGGACAGTGAAATTGCTTTTGTTCATCAGGTGTTAGCACGTAAACCCAGTTTAACGCTACGTCTTGATGCTAATCGCGGTTTTACCCTCAATCAAGCGGTAGATTTTTTAGCATGTTTACCTAAAAAACAAATCGAATACGTTGAAGAGCCTTGCCAGCAACCCAGTGACAACTTGAAAATGTATCAGCAGCTCGGCATAAAATATGCGTTAGATGAGTTTTTATTAACCGCAGATTTAGACTTCGATAAATTATTGCAACAGCAACCAGGCATAGGGGCGTTTATTTTAAAACCTATGTTGTTAGGCTCACTCAGTAAGATGCAAGAGATTGTCAGCCTGGCCGAACACCAAGGTGTGCGTTGTATTGTAAGCTCAAGCCTTGAGTCTGATGTCGGTATTGCTGATTTAGCCCTTATTAGCCAGGCGCTCACCCCTGATAATCCACCAGGGCTTGACACCTTAAGTGCATTTAGCCAGCGTTTGTTAGATGAAAATGGCCAATTAAAGCTTAATAAGCTCAAACTGATTAAAGGCTAG
- the menH gene encoding 2-succinyl-6-hydroxy-2,4-cyclohexadiene-1-carboxylate synthase, with protein MAWINRYGDPKLAAMVFLHGFMGAKEDWQPLMAKMSQYYHCICIDLPGHGGNQYRLPTPGLLEAAEHIFEAVTQLGYQNFHLVGYSLGGRIALHIAKQQPQALLSLVLESAHPGLQNELDKQQRILSDKRWADRLNALPLKQFLSLWYQQAVFSGLTSEQRQWLISKRQSNNPHHLHACYQATSLGLQQDCRDVLQQLKCPSYFISGEQDKKFLQITSNWLEHLQQSAQANIPTSSVEQTLISQPHVSIIAGVGHNIHSIQPQMFADRLLLLLRDDPQK; from the coding sequence ATGGCATGGATTAATCGATACGGCGACCCTAAATTAGCTGCCATGGTGTTTCTACATGGCTTTATGGGAGCAAAAGAAGACTGGCAACCTTTGATGGCCAAGATGAGCCAGTATTACCATTGCATTTGTATCGATTTACCTGGCCATGGCGGCAATCAATATCGTTTACCGACCCCAGGATTATTGGAGGCAGCTGAACATATTTTTGAGGCGGTAACTCAATTAGGCTATCAAAATTTTCACTTAGTTGGTTATTCGCTAGGTGGGCGCATAGCCTTACATATCGCCAAACAACAGCCACAAGCATTACTGAGTTTAGTGCTAGAATCTGCCCATCCCGGTTTGCAAAATGAACTAGATAAACAACAAAGAATACTAAGCGATAAGCGCTGGGCAGATAGGCTTAACGCCCTTCCTTTGAAACAATTTCTGAGTTTATGGTATCAACAAGCGGTATTCTCAGGTTTAACCTCAGAGCAGCGCCAATGGCTAATCAGTAAGCGCCAATCGAACAATCCACATCACCTGCACGCATGCTATCAGGCTACCTCATTAGGTTTGCAGCAAGACTGTCGAGACGTGTTGCAACAACTCAAGTGTCCTAGCTACTTTATTAGCGGCGAGCAGGATAAAAAATTTCTGCAAATAACCAGTAATTGGCTAGAACACCTGCAACAAAGTGCCCAAGCAAACATACCCACCTCTAGCGTAGAACAAACACTTATATCACAACCTCATGTGAGCATAATTGCAGGAGTGGGTCACAATATTCATTCAATACAACCGCAAATGTTCGCTGACAGGTTATTATTGTTACTTCGCGATGATCCACAAAAATAA